A stretch of DNA from Aliarcobacter thereius LMG 24486:
ATGACACAAAAAGAGTTTTTAGTAAATATCCAAAAAGAGACAAATTCTATTGATTTTGATAGATATTTTAAACAACTAAATTTAAAAAAGCTATCACTTGAAGAAAATATTGCTATATTTGAAGTAGCAAATAGATATATTGCTGCTTGGATAAAAAATAAATTTGAAGAAAATTTAAAAGATTTTTTTGAAAAATATAGTAGTTTTAAACCAGAAATTGAGCTAAGAATCGCTGGTGAAAGAAAATTAAAAAAACAAAATGAACTACAAATTCAAAATCAAACTCCTGAAAGTACTATTTTAAATCCTTCATATACATTTAACTCTTTTGTTGTTGGACCATCAAATCAAATGGCTTATAATGCAGCACTTGCTGTTTCAAATAAACCAGGAATTCAATATAATCCACTTTTTATTTATGGTGGAACAGGACTTGGGAAAACACATATTTTACAAGCTATTGGAAATAAAGCTTTAGAAAATGACAAAACAGTAATTTATGTAACAATCGAACAATTTATGAATGATTATACATTTTCTCTAAAAAATAAAAATATGGAACATTTTAGAACAAAATATAGAAATTGTGATTTATTACTTATAGATGATGTTCAATTTTTAAGTGGAAAAGAACAGACTCAAGAGGAATTTTTCCATACTTTTAATGAGCTTCATAATGCAAAAAAACAAATTGTTATGACAAGTGATAGATTACCTTCACAAATTGCTGGTTTAGTTGATAGATTAAAATCAAGATTTGAATGGGGACTTACAACTGATATTCAAATTCCAAGACTTGAAACAAAAATTGCAATTATTGAGAAAAAAAGTGAGCTAAATGGTATTAATCTTTCAAGAGAAATTATATCTTTTATAGCTACAACTTTAGATAGTTCTATAAGAGAAATTGAAGGTGTTCTAATAAGAATAAATGCTAGTGCATCACTTCTTAATCAAGAGATAAATCTTGCAATGGTTCAAAATCTTTTGAAAGATCAAATAAAAGAGAATAAAGAGAATATAAAACTTCCAGATATTATTAGCTTAGTTGCAAGTGAATTAAATATAAAACCAAGTGATATAAAATCTAAAAAAAGAACTTCAGCAGTTGCAAATGCTAGAAGAGTTGTAATATATCTTGCAAGAGAATTAACTCATAATTCAATGCCTGATATTGCAAAATTTTTAGATATGAAAGATCATAGTTCTATTTCACATAATGTGAAAAAAACTACTGAACTTATGAATAGTGATGAAAATTTTAAGTTAGTTATTCAAAATTTAAAGAATAAATTAATAAATAAGGAGTAGAAGTAAGTAAATGTGTGAAAAGATGTGAATATAAAAATAGTTTTATTCACTATCTAAACTATCCAAATCTTGGTGGTTTAAAAGGTATTTTCATCTTTTCACATGACCTACTACTAATACTAAAGAAATAAACTAAATAGGAGAAAAAATGAAGTTGGTAATAAACAAACAAGTGTTAGAAAATGTTGTTAGCTCAATGCAAGCATTTTTAGAGAAAAAAGATTCTAGTGCAATAACTTCTCACATATATCTTGAAATCATAAATAATAGATTAATTGCTAAAGCAACTGATTATGAAATTGGTTTTGAAACATTTGTAGAAAATATATCAAACTATGAAGATGGAAAAACAACTGTAAATGGTGTTAATTTATTAAGTTTTATTAAAAGATTAAAAAACGAAGATATATCTTTAGAAACAAGTTCAAGTAATTTAATAATAAAACAAAATAAATCTATATTTAAATTACCAACTTATGATGCAAATGAATTTCCAACTATTAATAAATATGAAAATTTAAAAGAGTTATCAATATCTATCTCAAATTTTATGAATTCAATTAAAAAAATATCTCCAGCAATTGATAGTAATAATCCAAAATTTGAATTAAATGGTGCTTTAATAGATATTAAAAGTCAGAAAATAAATTTTTGTGCAACTGATACTAGACGATTAGCTTTAACTCATTTAGAAAATATGTCAAATGATGAAGCACAATTAATAATTCCTAAAAAAGCTATATTTGAAATTCAAAAACTATTTTTAGATGAAGCAAAAATATCTTATGATAATACTAATTTAGTAATATCAAATGAAAATAGTACTTTCTTTACAAAATTAATAAATGGAAAATATCCAGATTATGAAAGAATTATTCCTACAAATCTAAAATACAATATATTTATTCCAAAAAATAGTGTAGTTGAATCAATAAAACTAATTACTTCTTTATCTTCAAATATAAAAATTACATTTACAAAAAATGCTATTTTATTTGAATCTTTAGATGAAGATAGTGTTGCAAATACACAAATAGATATTGATTTAAATATAGAAAAAGATTTTTACATTGCTGTAAATGCTAAATATATTTTAGATTTCTTCTCAATGTCAAATAGTGAGAAAGTAAGAATTGGATTTAATGAATCAAATCTTCCTTTCTATTTAGAAGATAATAAATTTATAACAATTGTAATGCCAATTGTTTTAGAAAAATAAAAATATCAAATAAGGATTTAGAAAAATGTCACAACAAGAATATGGTGCAAGTAATATTAAAGTTTTAAAAGGTCTTGAAGCTGTTAGAAAAAGACCTGGAATGTATATTGGTGATACAAATATAAATGGACTTCACCACTTAATTTATGAAGTTGTTGATAACTCTATTGATGAAGCAATGGCTGGATATTGTAAAAATATCAAAATTACTTTAACAAAAGATGGAAGAGCAAAAATAGAAGATGATGGAAGAGGAATTCCAACTGCAATTCATCCAACAGAAGGAGTAAGTGCAGCAACTATTGCTTTAACAGTTCTTCACGCTGGTGGAAAGTTTGATAAAGATACTTATAAAGTTTCAGGAGGACTTCACGGAGTTGGAGTTTCTGTTGTAAATGCTTTATCAAAAGATTTAAAAATGACTATTTATAGAGAAGGAAAAATTCACCAACAAATATTTAGTGAAGGTATTCCAAAAAATACTCTTGAAATTATTGGAGATAGTCCTAGAAAAACAGGAACAACAATTGATTTTTTAGTAGATGATACTATTTTTGAAGTTACAAGATATGAATTTGCTATTCTTGCTAAAAGATTTAAAGAAGTTGCATATTTAAACCCATTTATTACAATTACTCTTGAAGATGAAAATATTGGTAAAAAAGAAGTTTATCATTTTGAAGGTGGAATTAAACAGTTTGTTGAAGATTTAAAT
This window harbors:
- the dnaA gene encoding chromosomal replication initiator protein DnaA, whose amino-acid sequence is MTQKEFLVNIQKETNSIDFDRYFKQLNLKKLSLEENIAIFEVANRYIAAWIKNKFEENLKDFFEKYSSFKPEIELRIAGERKLKKQNELQIQNQTPESTILNPSYTFNSFVVGPSNQMAYNAALAVSNKPGIQYNPLFIYGGTGLGKTHILQAIGNKALENDKTVIYVTIEQFMNDYTFSLKNKNMEHFRTKYRNCDLLLIDDVQFLSGKEQTQEEFFHTFNELHNAKKQIVMTSDRLPSQIAGLVDRLKSRFEWGLTTDIQIPRLETKIAIIEKKSELNGINLSREIISFIATTLDSSIREIEGVLIRINASASLLNQEINLAMVQNLLKDQIKENKENIKLPDIISLVASELNIKPSDIKSKKRTSAVANARRVVIYLARELTHNSMPDIAKFLDMKDHSSISHNVKKTTELMNSDENFKLVIQNLKNKLINKE
- the dnaN gene encoding DNA polymerase III subunit beta; translation: MKLVINKQVLENVVSSMQAFLEKKDSSAITSHIYLEIINNRLIAKATDYEIGFETFVENISNYEDGKTTVNGVNLLSFIKRLKNEDISLETSSSNLIIKQNKSIFKLPTYDANEFPTINKYENLKELSISISNFMNSIKKISPAIDSNNPKFELNGALIDIKSQKINFCATDTRRLALTHLENMSNDEAQLIIPKKAIFEIQKLFLDEAKISYDNTNLVISNENSTFFTKLINGKYPDYERIIPTNLKYNIFIPKNSVVESIKLITSLSSNIKITFTKNAILFESLDEDSVANTQIDIDLNIEKDFYIAVNAKYILDFFSMSNSEKVRIGFNESNLPFYLEDNKFITIVMPIVLEK